A genomic region of Blattabacterium cuenoti contains the following coding sequences:
- the secG gene encoding preprotein translocase subunit SecG: MENTSIIIFGFFIIVICLLLMLVILIQNPKKESIHQSFMEKNFRFFGIKRTNTFLENITWFLSIIIFFLTLFFNFLLKSK; encoded by the coding sequence ATGGAAAATACATCCATAATTATATTTGGTTTTTTTATTATTGTAATATGTCTTTTACTTATGTTGGTAATATTAATACAAAATCCTAAAAAAGAAAGCATTCATCAATCTTTTATGGAAAAAAATTTTAGATTTTTTGGAATTAAAAGAACAAATACATTTTTGGAGAATATTACTTGGTTTTTATCCATTATTATATTTTTTTTAACTCTATTTTTCAATTTTTTACTAAAATCAAAATAA